The nucleotide window ATGACGGTGACGAAGGCATGATTTTTCGATGCCGCGCGAAGCAGCGCCGGTCCGCCGATGTCGATGTTTTCAATGCAGTCGTCAAAGGAAGCGTCCTTCGCAATCGTCTCCTCAAACGGGTAGAGATTGACGACCAAAAGGTCGATTGGTGCGATGCCGTGTTTTTTCATCGCGGCGATGTGGGCAGGATCGTCGCGGCGTCCAAGAAGCCCGCCATGAATAAGCGGATGCAGGGTCTTCACCCGGCCATCAAGAATTTCCGGGAAACCGGTGTGATCCGAAACCTCGGTAACCGGAATGCCCGCGTCCCGTAATTTTTTCGCCGAGCCGCCGGTGGAGAGGATTTCGACGCCAAAATCGTTAAGAAAACGTCCGAATTCTTCCAGTCCGCTCTTGTCGGAAACGGAAATCAGTGCCCGACGGATGGGGGTAAGGCGGGGATCAGGCATGGTATATTCTACTCCGATGCGGTTGGGCTTGGGTGGCTGTGGGAGGCGAGTGTGCCTGAGCGGATTTCTGGCGGCAACCACTCAGGATGCGGATTCGCGCGTAACGGCGTTTAAGGCCGGTTCCGGCAAGGGCTTTTGTTCCTTGAACTCTGGAACGAGCTTGTTGAGGAACGCCTTTACGTCGTCCGATTTTCGGGCCTGGCAGAGCCCGGCAAGTTCGTTGAAGGCACGGCCAAGAATTTCGTGATCCGCCGTTCGCGGTGCGGCAAGCAGGATGCCTTTGCAGGGCGTTTCCACGAGCTTTTCTGAGGCGTGGAAAAGTTCTTCATGCAGTTTCTCACCCGGTCGAAGGCCGGTAAATTCGATGGCAATATCCTTTTCCGGCTGCAGGCCGGCCAGGCGAATCATCTGTTTGGCCAGATCCAGGATGAAAATCGGCTTGCCCATATCAAGGACGAAAATGCCACCATGTTTTTCGCCCTTTGTGCCCAGGACAGACGCCTGCAGTACCAATGCGACCGCTTCGCGAACGGTCATGAAATAGCGGCTTATTTCAGGGTGGGTAACGGTTAGCGGGCCTCCCCGGCGCAGCTGGTTCTGGAAGAGCGGAACAACGGAACCGGTGGAGCCCAGCACGTTGCCAAAACGAACGGTCACAAAGCGCGTGCCATTGCCACAATTTGCGGCGGCAAGATCGAGGGACTGGCAGTAACTTTCTGCCAGTCGTTTCGTTGCGCCCATGACATTTGTCGGGTTTACCGCCTTATCGGTGGAAATCATGACCATCGCGGTAACCCCTGCCTTTTGGCAGGCATCGGCAACGTTGCGGGTGCCGATGGCGTTTGTCAGCACACCTTCGACCGGGTTTTCTTCCACCATGGGAACGTGTTTCAGGGCCGCGGCGTGAAAAACAAGATCCGGGGTCTCGCGGGCAAGGACGCTCGCCAGACGGCTGGAATCGCGCACGTCGCCAAGGCGCGCGCTTCGTGAAATCTTGCCATGGCGCTCCGCAAGCTGCCCATCGATCTGGTAGAGGTTGAACTCACAATTGTCGAACAGGGTTAAATGCGTCGGCGCGTAATCGGAAATCTGACGGACAAGCTCGGAACCGATGGTGCCGCCGGCCCCGGTAATCAGGATGCGCCGGCCAGCGATCATCTTGCGCATGGCATCCTGATCCAGAACGGTTTGCGGACGGCCCAGCAAATCGTCGATTGCGATGGGGCGGATATCAAGGCTTTTGGCGTCGCTCCGCTGGAAATCCGTCAGTCTTGGAAGCCTCGAAAGGGGCATGCCAAGGCCATCGGCGATGTTGAGAATCTCGCTGATTCTCGCGCCATCAAGGTTTTGTCGTGTAAGGATCAGGCGCTGCGGTCGTTCTCCCCGGCGTGTCAGCCGTTCGACAGTCTCGGGCAAATTTTCCGGTGTGCCTAGAATGGGGACGCCGCGAATGTTTCGCCCGACCCGGGTTCCCTTCTCATCGACAATGCCGACGACGCGATAGGCGGCACCCGCTTCGTGGTCGGTCGCGCGGATAAACATTTCCGTTCCCTCGCCGGTTCCAACAAGAAGAACAGGCACGCGACGGTAACCATCTCGTTCCAGAAAACGATCAAAACGCCGATCCTTGATCAGGCGGTAGAGAAAGCGGGGCCCTCCAAGAAGAGCCATGAGCACGAACCAGTTGATTAGAAGAATCGACCGCGGCAAGGCATCAAGGCGTGTGAGCATGAACATGAGCGGCGTGAAAATCAGGATCACAAGCGTGACGGCGCGCGTAATTGCAACGAGATCGTCAAGCGATGCATAGCGCCAGATTCCGCGGTAGAGCCGCATCGACAAAAACACGCCTGCGGAAACGACAG belongs to Rhodospirillaceae bacterium and includes:
- a CDS encoding nucleotide sugar dehydratase, producing MADFFRRIGHPWIAFAHDTFMAAASFLISLYLRLGDGAFSYAREFLLEGMAIFTVVSAGVFLSMRLYRGIWRYASLDDLVAITRAVTLVILIFTPLMFMLTRLDALPRSILLINWFVLMALLGGPRFLYRLIKDRRFDRFLERDGYRRVPVLLVGTGEGTEMFIRATDHEAGAAYRVVGIVDEKGTRVGRNIRGVPILGTPENLPETVERLTRRGERPQRLILTRQNLDGARISEILNIADGLGMPLSRLPRLTDFQRSDAKSLDIRPIAIDDLLGRPQTVLDQDAMRKMIAGRRILITGAGGTIGSELVRQISDYAPTHLTLFDNCEFNLYQIDGQLAERHGKISRSARLGDVRDSSRLASVLARETPDLVFHAAALKHVPMVEENPVEGVLTNAIGTRNVADACQKAGVTAMVMISTDKAVNPTNVMGATKRLAESYCQSLDLAAANCGNGTRFVTVRFGNVLGSTGSVVPLFQNQLRRGGPLTVTHPEISRYFMTVREAVALVLQASVLGTKGEKHGGIFVLDMGKPIFILDLAKQMIRLAGLQPEKDIAIEFTGLRPGEKLHEELFHASEKLVETPCKGILLAAPRTADHEILGRAFNELAGLCQARKSDDVKAFLNKLVPEFKEQKPLPEPALNAVTRESAS